A window of Verrucomicrobiota bacterium contains these coding sequences:
- a CDS encoding HAD-IA family hydrolase yields the protein MIVTGSQTKKKKPDPEIFTKAATRMGLTNMDCIVFEDAISRI from the coding sequence GTGATTGTGACTGGTTCACAAACCAAAAAGAAAAAACCTGATCCTGAAATCTTTACGAAAGCCGCGACGCGAATGGGATTAACCAATATGGATTGTATTGTCTTTGAGGATGCGATCAGTCGCATTTAA
- the sucC gene encoding ADP-forming succinate--CoA ligase subunit beta has translation MNIHEYQAKELFEKFGVKTPKGQVALTAHDAEKIAKELNSPTTVVKAQIHAGGRGKGTFKNGFKGGVHLSKTPKEAGELAAKMLGQTLVTIQTGEEGRLVRKVLIAQACKIQREIYFAILIDTATASPMIVASTQGGMDIEHVAETTPELIIRQTIDPLAGLLPHQCRKLAKQLGFSGESSRLACRLFEALYKLFIKCDCMMVEVNPLVQTLEDDVLALDAKFGFDDNALFRHEDIMAYRDIDEEDPRDVEASKYGLNYIGLDGNIACLVNGAGLAMATMDIIKYYGGTPANFLDVGGGANEQQVTEAFKILIADPKVKAILVNIFGGIMKCDIIAQGIINAVKAVSLPVPLIVRLEGTNVELGKKLLKESNLPIIAADDLGDAAKKAVEAAGVK, from the coding sequence ATGAATATTCATGAATACCAAGCAAAAGAGCTTTTCGAAAAATTTGGAGTCAAGACGCCAAAAGGCCAGGTGGCCCTCACCGCGCATGATGCGGAAAAAATCGCCAAGGAATTGAATTCGCCCACCACGGTCGTGAAGGCGCAAATTCATGCCGGAGGCCGCGGAAAAGGAACATTTAAAAACGGGTTCAAAGGAGGGGTCCATCTCAGCAAGACCCCGAAGGAAGCTGGTGAACTCGCCGCCAAAATGCTCGGCCAGACACTGGTAACCATCCAAACCGGTGAAGAAGGCCGTTTAGTCCGCAAGGTGCTCATCGCGCAAGCCTGTAAAATCCAGCGTGAGATTTATTTTGCGATTTTGATCGATACAGCCACCGCCAGTCCGATGATCGTAGCCAGTACCCAAGGGGGCATGGATATCGAGCACGTCGCAGAGACGACCCCGGAACTGATCATCCGCCAAACAATCGATCCCCTCGCAGGACTCCTCCCCCACCAATGCCGCAAACTCGCAAAACAGCTCGGATTTTCCGGTGAATCTTCCCGCTTAGCCTGCCGCCTTTTTGAAGCGCTCTACAAACTTTTTATCAAATGCGATTGTATGATGGTGGAGGTCAATCCCCTCGTGCAAACCCTCGAAGACGACGTGTTGGCCCTCGATGCGAAATTTGGTTTTGATGATAACGCCCTGTTTCGCCATGAAGACATCATGGCATACCGGGATATTGATGAAGAGGATCCCCGTGATGTCGAGGCCTCAAAATATGGCCTAAACTACATCGGTCTCGACGGGAATATCGCATGTCTGGTCAATGGCGCCGGACTGGCTATGGCGACGATGGATATCATTAAATATTATGGCGGTACACCGGCAAATTTCCTGGATGTGGGGGGTGGCGCCAATGAACAACAGGTGACCGAAGCCTTCAAAATCCTGATCGCCGATCCGAAAGTCAAAGCCATTCTGGTCAATATTTTCGGTGGAATCATGAAATGTGATATCATCGCTCAAGGCATCATTAATGCTGTCAAAGCAGTCAGCTTGCCGGTGCCACTGATTGTCCGTCTCGAAGGAACAAATGTCGAACTGGGCAAAAAACTTCTTAAAGAATCTAATTTACCGATTATTGCCGCCGACGATCTCGGTGACGCGGCCAAGAAAGCGGTCGAAGCAGCAGGAGTGAAATAA
- the sucD gene encoding succinate--CoA ligase subunit alpha yields the protein MSVLVDKNTRLLVQGITGKAGGFHAKSCMEYGTNLVAGVTPGRGGETFEGKVPVFDTVYEARKETGANATMIFVPAPFAADAILEAADAGIELIVCITEGIPVQDMMRAKNILKGKKSILIGPNCPGIITPGQCKIGIMPGYIHKPGNVGIISRSGTLTYEAVWQLTAQGYGQSTCIGIGGDPIKGLSHKESVELFNHDPGTEAIILIGEIGGTGEEEAAEYIKAHVKKPVAGFIAGVTAPPGRRMGHAGAIVSGGKGAAKDKIAALEAAGIKVAPTPAEIGSTLISLLK from the coding sequence ATGAGCGTACTCGTCGATAAAAATACCAGGTTATTGGTCCAGGGAATCACCGGTAAAGCAGGTGGATTCCACGCGAAATCATGCATGGAATACGGCACAAATCTCGTAGCAGGGGTCACTCCCGGCCGTGGTGGAGAGACTTTCGAAGGAAAGGTGCCTGTTTTTGACACCGTTTATGAGGCGCGGAAAGAAACCGGGGCAAATGCCACCATGATTTTTGTCCCGGCTCCCTTTGCCGCTGACGCGATCCTCGAGGCCGCTGATGCAGGAATCGAACTCATCGTGTGTATCACGGAAGGAATTCCTGTCCAAGACATGATGCGGGCCAAAAATATCTTAAAAGGCAAAAAGAGCATTTTAATCGGGCCAAATTGCCCGGGAATCATCACTCCCGGCCAATGTAAAATCGGGATCATGCCCGGTTATATTCACAAACCCGGTAATGTCGGAATCATTTCCCGTAGTGGAACCCTGACTTATGAGGCAGTTTGGCAATTAACCGCCCAAGGTTACGGTCAATCAACGTGTATCGGTATCGGGGGAGACCCGATCAAAGGCCTTTCGCATAAGGAATCTGTCGAACTCTTTAATCATGATCCCGGCACCGAAGCCATCATTTTGATCGGTGAAATCGGGGGCACGGGGGAAGAAGAAGCCGCTGAATATATCAAAGCCCACGTGAAAAAACCGGTGGCAGGATTCATTGCCGGCGTGACGGCTCCTCCCGGACGCCGTATGGGACACGCGGGAGCGATCGTTTCCGGTGGAAAAGGTGCGGCAAAAGATAAAATCGCCGCCCTTGAGGCCGCGGGCATCAAAGTGGCCCCGACACCTGCTGAAATCGGCAGCACTCTCATTTCCCTTTTGAAATAA
- a CDS encoding family 10 glycosylhydrolase gives MKKILIIILLLGAVLSLPSQSKEFRGVWISSAWNINFPKEGSRSVAGQQMLLIQYLETAQKLGINAVFFQVRPEGDALYESNIEPWSRFLTGTQGRHPGYDPLEFLITEAKKRNIEVHAWLNPYRAATNASGERTANHMSKKFSRYAYRDKNVIWMDPGSEAVRNHIIKVVTDLVSRYDLDGIHYDDYFYPYPSVGKKNISYPDKGTYNDYKNGGGSLTFADWRRDNVNKLISKTYQAIKATKPGVKFGVSPFGIYTKGFPNTVKVELDQYNDIYSDPVKWIREGWVDYLAPQLYWADNSPQSFSALLKWWRDPEVNPRGIPIYPGIAADRLNKPHNWAPSEIIRQVEWTRKISNGPNPNGMIFWNIKVLDDNYKGISPQLRNQFK, from the coding sequence ATGAAAAAAATTCTCATCATTATCCTTTTGCTCGGGGCGGTTTTGTCCCTTCCCTCTCAATCAAAAGAATTCCGTGGCGTGTGGATCAGCAGTGCCTGGAATATTAATTTCCCGAAGGAAGGAAGCAGATCTGTAGCCGGACAACAAATGCTATTAATCCAATATCTCGAGACCGCCCAGAAACTGGGGATTAATGCCGTATTCTTCCAAGTGAGGCCTGAAGGGGATGCCCTCTACGAATCCAATATCGAACCCTGGAGCCGTTTCCTGACAGGAACCCAAGGCCGTCACCCCGGTTATGACCCGCTGGAATTCCTCATTACTGAAGCCAAGAAAAGGAATATTGAGGTTCATGCATGGCTAAATCCCTACCGCGCCGCGACCAATGCAAGTGGTGAGCGCACAGCAAACCATATGTCGAAAAAATTCAGCCGTTATGCCTACCGCGACAAGAATGTCATCTGGATGGATCCGGGCAGTGAGGCTGTTCGTAACCATATTATCAAAGTCGTCACGGACCTTGTGAGCCGTTACGACCTCGATGGTATTCATTATGATGATTATTTTTATCCTTATCCCAGTGTCGGTAAAAAGAACATATCTTATCCGGATAAAGGCACTTATAACGATTATAAAAATGGTGGTGGCTCCCTGACATTTGCCGATTGGCGTCGGGATAATGTGAATAAACTCATCTCAAAAACTTACCAAGCGATCAAAGCCACAAAGCCGGGTGTAAAATTTGGCGTCAGCCCTTTCGGGATATACACAAAAGGATTCCCAAACACGGTTAAAGTCGAACTCGACCAGTATAATGATATTTACTCCGACCCGGTGAAATGGATCCGTGAAGGCTGGGTCGATTATCTGGCTCCCCAACTTTACTGGGCGGATAATTCCCCCCAGAGTTTTTCCGCCCTCCTGAAATGGTGGCGCGACCCGGAGGTGAATCCTCGGGGCATCCCCATCTATCCGGGAATCGCTGCGGACCGCCTGAATAAACCCCACAATTGGGCTCCCTCCGAGATCATCCGCCAAGTCGAATGGACCCGCAAAATCAGCAACGGCCCCAACCCCAATGGCATGATCTTCTGGAATATTAAAGTCCTCGATGATAATTACAAAGGAATCTCCCCCCAGCTCCGTAATCAATTTAAGTAA